One window from the genome of Garra rufa chromosome 1, GarRuf1.0, whole genome shotgun sequence encodes:
- the LOC141341497 gene encoding uncharacterized protein has product MLEYFPSDHQEELKSAKTEFINEYREKMRDPEHTDLIEDNEEKEVLSGVEKKNQVKSGEKPKQKGLKKRRAKKSFTCTQCGKSFPCKYNHDVHMRVHTGEKPFTCDQCGKSFTQSSRLKVHMIIHTRDKLYTCDQCGKTFLRASELKTHLMVHSEEKPHSCHLCGNSFSLLQTNCLKLHQRIHTGEKPYKCSHCDKRFSQLPHLKTHERTHTGVKPYMCSHCNKTFNQSSHLKTHEKMHIGDKQFMCSYCDKTFIHAGHMRTHERIHTGEKPYHCTQCGKCFNQSSALREHTKRYHSN; this is encoded by the exons ATGCTGGAATATTTCCCATCAGATCATCAggaagagctgaaatctgcaaAGACTGAGTTTATTAACGAGTacagagagaagatgagagatcCAGAACACACAG ACTTGATTGAAGACAATGAGGAGAAAGAAGTATTGAGTGGAGTTGAGAAGAAAAATCAAGTCAAAAGTGGCGAAAAACCTAAACAGAAAGgtttaaagaaaagaagagccaagaaatctttcacctgcactcagtgtggaaagagtttcccaTGCAAATATAATCATGatgttcacatgagagttcacactggagagaaaccgttcacttgtgatcagtgcgggaagagtttcacacaatCGTCAAGACTTAAGGTACACATGATCATCCACACTAGAGACAAACTGTACacgtgtgatcaatgtgggaaaacATTTTTGAGAGCTTCAGAACTGAAGACACACCTGATGGTTCATTCAGaggagaagccacattcatgtcatttgtgtggaaataGTTTTTCATTACTACAAA caaactgtttaaaactgcaccagaggatccacactggagaaaaaccttacaagtgttcacactgcgacaagagattcagccAGTTACCACATCTGAAAACACACGAGAGGACCCACACTGGAGTGAAACCTTATATGTGTTCACACTGTAATAAGACATTTAATCAGTCATcacatctgaaaacacatgagaaaaTGCACATTGGAGACAAACAGTTCATGTGTTCATACTGTGACAAGACATTCATCCATGCAGGACATATGagaacacatgagaggatccacactggagagaaaccgtatcactgcactcaATGTGGGAAGTGTTTCAACCAATCTTCTGCGCTACGTGAGCATACAAAAAGATATCACAGTAATTAA